A section of the Humulus lupulus chromosome 2, drHumLupu1.1, whole genome shotgun sequence genome encodes:
- the LOC133818399 gene encoding uncharacterized protein LOC133818399, translating to MATKYIDGEGWVSKAAKDNYEKMMEIRDTLQSQSSTSASASSTIPREEDDIILVETIFGRRRGYQPGLGRRIRTRANCEAADVPQPAQPPPTAQDMQEVRKRLRAIEEHLAKICGVSGSGSSQQGHGVDPTTPS from the exons ATGGCGACTAAGTACATAGACGGGGAAGGTTGGGTGAGCAAGGCAGCAAAGGATAACTAT GAAAAGATGATGGAGATACGTGACACTCTGCAGTCACAATCATCTACGAGCGCCTCTGCTTCGAGTACTATCCCGAGAGAAGAGGATGACATTATTCTTGTTGAGACTATCTTTGGACGTCGTCGAGGCTATCAGCCGGGCCTTGGTCGTAGGATTCGCACGAGGGCGAATTGTGAAGCGGCTGATGTACCTCAACCAGCCCAACCACCTCCTACCGCACAAGACATGCAAGAGGTGAGGAAGCGACTCCGAGCCATAGAGGAGCACTTGGCTAAGATTTGTGGAGTCTCGGGATCTGGATCTTCTCAGCAAGGTCATGGTGTCGATCCTACAACACCTAGTTAA